The following DNA comes from Neurospora crassa OR74A mitochondrion, complete genome.
CCTAAAATATTAGGTTTAAATTATAATATGGTGTTATCTAAAGCTCAATTCTGACTTTTATTCATAGGGGTTAATTTAACATTCTTCCCTCAACATTTCTTAGGTTTACAAGGTATGCCAAGAAGAATAAGTGATTACCCTGACGCATTTTCAGGTTGAAATTTAATAAGTAGTTTTGGGTCAATCGTAAGTGTAGTAGCTTCTTGATTATTCTTATATATTGTGTATATACAACTAGTTCAAGGAGAATACGCAGGTAGATATCCATGATCAATCCCACAATTCTATACTGATAGTTTACGTGCTCTTTTAAATAGAAGTTATCCTAGTTTAGAATGATCTATAAGTAGCCCACCTAAACCTCATTCATTCGTGAGTCTTCCATTACAATCTTCATCATTTTTTTTATCATTTTTTAGATTATCATCATATGGGGAACAAAAAGAAATCAGTGGGAGGCAAAATTAATTTTCTTGAACTTTTAACTTTCATCCAATTTTTAACTCATAAACTAACTTTAACACCACCAAAACCTCACCTTTTTGTGACCTCAAATTTACAAGCATCTATTTGGAACTGACCTTCTAAATCTCGTATTACTGAAATATCTAAAGCCATCTGAATGAATATGATTAAGAAGTTTAAAATATTTATTTTTTTTGCTCTACCTACTATGTTAATAGTTAAAGGTATATATATTTGTTATGATCAGGAGATATGAACTCTGGTATTTTTTACTCAAAATTTGGTAAAAAATTTCCCTTTTTTTGGCTTAAGATTATTTAATATGATTTGAGTAGAGTCCAATTTAGGAGTAGAAGCGTCCAATTTAGGAGTAGAAGCTCCTAAAGCTTCTTCAATATTTTTAGATCTTCATCTTTGAACCTTGATGTACCTATTTGGTAGTTTAGCTAGAATTTTTGGAGAACTATATTATAGTGATTTTGAATTACCTGCGGGTGTAGGTGGTGAGTCTTGTGAAAAAAAAACACCATCTCCACGTGGACCTTTAACTTTATATAAAAAAGGTTCAGACTCAGGTGCATCAGGAGGTTCAGATTCACCTCCATCTGCAAAAGGAAATTCAGGTGCAAGCTCAGGTCCTAATCAAGACCGATTAGCACCAGAAACAGATTCAGAGGATGAAACAACACAAACAGATCAAGGTCCTAGATCCCGAGGTTATCGTAAAACAAGAACACGCTCAATGGTGCGTAGGCGTTGAATACGAGATAAACCAGACTGAGTAGAAGGTTTATGAACAAGGTCTTCCACTGAAGGAGTGGAAAACTTAGATGCTACTAAGGCAAGTCAAACTAAGTCAGCTGCAGAAAACTTAGATGCTATTAAGGCAAGTCAAACACCTAAGTCAGCTGCAGAAAACTTAGATGCTGCTGCTATTAAGGCAAGTCAAACACCTAAGTCAGCTGCAGAAAACTTAGATGCTGCTAAGGGAAGTAAAAGTAAAAGTAAGTCAGCTGTAAAAAAAGCTGCCAAAGCTGCCAAAAAATTAGCTGCCGAAAACTTAGATGCTATTAAGGCAAGTCAAACACCTAAGTCAGCTGCAGAAAACTTAGATGCTGCTGCTATTAAGGCAAGTCAAACACCTAAGTCAGCTGCAGAAAACTTAGATGCTGCTAAGGGAAGTCAAACTAAGTCAGCTCCAAAAAACTTAGCTCCTATTACGGGAAGTCAAGCACCTAAGGTTAAAGCTGCTTTGGCTGAGTTTTTGGGAATAGAAACTTCTCAATTGCAGACGACTGCAGTAGTTAGAGAACTAGCCACTAAGTTGGAAGATGATCTTCCAGGATCTCTTGATTTTGCTGATCAGGAGAATGGAAACAAAATCATTTCGATGCTAAAACTTCGTGAATTCGCTCTACAGGAAAACAATAGATATAGATCTACGATTTATAAATCTTTAGGTCAGTTTATGGATCCGGAAAGCCATAAAAATTTAAAGGAGATCCTAGATAAACTCGAGGAATCCAAGAATTTACTTATGACAGAAGGTCAAAAACATAAAAATACATTTGACAGAAATAGTCAGCAAAATACTGCTTATAATTTTAAAGGTGATATGAAAAAATATCTCGAGCTTCAAAATAAAGTTCAACATAGTCAAATGAAAAACTTTAAATTAGCGGAATCTATTATACAGAAAAATATCCAGCGTGAGTATAAATGTAAAGAACTTAAAGATTTCCTCCACCAAGAATTTCCAACTTCTTGTAGAGATTTCAATGACCAAGAAATGAAATTAAAGAAATACTTTCTAAATGCATTTAATCAGGCTAAAACTAAAAATTAGATCGAAAAAAAAATTCCTTCCTTCCCCCCTGCAGTACTGCAGGGCGGGGGTAAAATAACCTAGCCGCATTAAATCAAATCCAATCCCATCCCATCCCATCCCTCCCTAACCAGCCGCAATAAAATTTCAAATTATTTAGTAGACATTTAGAGGACTGGAGAGTTAGGAAACAAGAGGAAAGAACAGTAGCCCCTGCCCAGCCAGGAGACACTAGGAACGTATGGAAAACCTAGAAACGTAGTAATATGAACACAATCTATATGGGGTAAGCTTGCGCCCCTCACCTTAAATATTTAGTCTATATACCCGACTTAAGAAAGCTTATTTTTTAATATAGGGCTAGACTTAAGTAAGGCTTGGTTTTTTTATGCCTTACTTCGTAGGAGAAATGGAATATACGGGTAGCTTAAATTTTAAGCTTAATCAACCTAGTATGTAAACATATACTACTACGGGTATAAACTCTTCCCCCCTCGTATCCCCCCTTTAATCCCCTTTAATCCCCTTCCCCCCTGCAGTACTGCAGGGCGGGGGAGGGGGATAAGGGGGGGGATTAGGGATAAGAGTATTATACATTTCTCATTAGCTCAAAGGAAGAGCAGGATACTTCTAATATTCCGATTTTAGTTCGAATCTAAAATGAGAATTAAGTGATTAATCATTAGATAGTAAAGTCAATGATTCTTTACGAATACTACTTTAAATTTTAAAGTTTTAATATTTTATATTTTGGCACACACAATTCAATTTTTTGGCCTAGATTGCTTAATAATAAATCAATTCCAATTATTAAAAGATTCGAGGGCCCGTGGGGCCTTGAATCAACCCCGGAGGGGGGTCGATTCTTCATCTCGATCTTCTTCTTCTGCTTCTTCATCATTTAATCTAATTTTTTTTTTTTATGTTTTATTCCCTAACAATAATCTCGATTTTAGAAGTTCTTTTGGTATTAGTTCCCTCTTTATTAGCAGTAGCTTATGTGACAGTAGCGGAAAGAAAAACTATGGCAAGTATGCAAAGAAGATTGGGTCCGAATGCCGTAGGTTACCTAGGACTTTTGCAAGCATTTGCTGATGCTTTGAAACTTTTACTAAAAGAATATGTAGCACTTACACAAGCTAATATGACATTATTCTTTTTAGGTCCTGTTATTACATTAATTTTTTCTCTTTTAGGTTACGCAGTAATACCTTATGGACCGTCATTGGTTATTCAGGATGTGAATTTAGGTATATTATATATGTTGGCTGTTTCTTCTCTAGCGACCTACGGAATACTTTTAGCTGGATGAAGTGCTAATAGTAAATATGCTTTTTTAGGGTCATTAAGAAGTGCAGCCCAATTAATTAGTTATGAGTTAGTCTTAAGTTCTGCGATACTTTTAGTTATTATGTTAACTGGAAGTTTTAATCTTGGTGTGAATACTGAATCTCAAAGGGCTGTTTTATTTGTATTACCTTTATTGCCTATATTTATTATATTTTTTATTGGATCGATTGCGGAAACTAATCGTGCCCCCTTTGATTTAGCTGAGGCTACTAATATGATTTGGTCTCATTAAAGATCACAAATTGCTGGAAACTCCTTTGAGGCTAGGACAATCAGCAAGGAAGTTAACATATAATGTTAAAACCTTCAGAGACTAGACGTGATCATTTAATAGACGCCTTGCGGCTCTATTAGATAAGGTATAGTCCAAATTTGTATGTAAATACAAAATGATAAAAAAAATGAAATCATATATAAATATGAACTCTACCGTTACTACCTTAGGTGCGAACTATTTAGTTCATACAGGTTATTTTAATACTATATCTAGATTAAAAGTTTGTACAATAGCTAGTTATAGATATTATTCTACTTCAAAATCAGATTCACAATCATCTGATTTACCTCCTGTTCCTATTTTTACTATTAATAATCTAAATAATAAAGACTCTATTAAATCTTCTAGAATATTATTAAAAGACAAAGGAGGTATTTATTCTTTTATTAATACAGTCAATAATAATCAATATATCGGAAGTGCCAAGGATTTTTATTTAAGACTTAATGAACATTTGGAAAATAAGAAGTCTAATATTGCTTTACAAAAAGCATTTACTAAGTATGGCTTAGATAAATTTATATTTTGTATATATGAATATTTCACATACGAAAGCAAAATTATAAGTCATAAAGCTTTAACTGATCTAGAGACTAGTTATATTAACAGATTTAATTTTGATAATCTTTACAATTTTAAAGCTATAGCTACAAGCTCTTTAGGTTATAAACATACAGAAGAAGCAAGATTAAAGATGGTTGATTATTATAAGGATAAAAATAATCATCCTATGTTTGGTAAAACTCATACTGAAGAAGCACTAGGTTTAATTAGTAAACCAGGTGAATTAAATCCTATGTTTGGTAAAAAACATAGTGAAGCTACTAAGGCGTCTATGAGTGAAAAAAAGAATAAATATCCTTTAGGTGTAGGTATTTATGATTTAGAGGACAATTTAATTTTAAAGTTTAGTAATAATGTAGAGCTAGCTAAATATTTAGGTATTTCTAAGGTTACAGTAGGTAAGTATTTAAATTCGGGTCTTGTATATAATAAAACTTATCGGTTTAAACCTATACAAGATTAGATATGGTTGTTTTATTTTTTGGAATCAGAATTAGTTAGTGGTTTTATGACAGAACATGCAGCAGTAGTCTTTGTATTCTTTTTCTTAGCCGAGTATGGTAGTATAGTTTTAATGTGTATACTTACAAGTATTTTGTTTCTAGGAGGTTATTTATTTATAAATCTTAAAGATGTCTTTAATATTCTTGATTTTGTATATTCCAATTTATTTATATTTGAAATTAATTGAATGGTTTCTGAAAGATCTTATACAGAAGATTTCTTTAACAATTATAAATCCATATTAGAAGGATGGCTATATGGATGAATTATAGGATTAAAAAGCTCTATAATGATATTTATTTTTATATTAGGGAGAGCATCTTTCCCTAGAATACGTTATGATCAATTAATGGGTTTTTGTTGAACAGTTTTATTACCTATAATCTTTGCGTTAATAATCTTAGTGCCTTGTATTTTAGAAAGTTTTTACATTTTGCCATGAAATTTAAACCTTTTTTAATCATGAAGGGTAATGGCGTTCTTAATAAAAAATAATAATAATACCTGCCAGCATAGATATTATTGAAAAAATATTAGTTCCACCGGTTAATTCATAGTTAATGGTGTAGTCTTTTCGTGTGCTATTAGTAAATAATGAAGAAAGAATTCTTAATGTTTTTATTTGCTTTATTAATAATTCCTATTATAGGAATATTTATTATATGATCTACACAGTTTTATTCTAAAATGTATCAATATCCTTTTTATTATATGCCTTATCCTTTTAAAAAAGTGGTTATAACAGAAGGAGCAAATTCTTGTATGTTGAAAGATGGATCTTGATCACAAGTTGTATTGACAGATAGTGATGATATGTTCATACAAAACGAAACTGCCCCTAAAGTAGTTGCATTTATAATTTCTATATTGAATTTAATGGTATCATTATTAGTATATATACTATTTGATTTTAGTAATAACCAATTTCAATTTATACAAGAACACTATGATTTGAGTTTTTATGATATATATTTAGGTGTGGATGGTATTTCAATATATTTTGTTTTATTAACTACAATAATAATACCTATAGCTTTAATGTCGAATTGAAATTCGATAACAAACAATGTAAAATCATACTTAATCATAATGTTATTATTGGAAACTTTGTTATTAGCAGTCTTTTTAGTCTTAGATATACTATTATTTTATATATTTTTTGAAAGTATATTGCCTCCATTATTTATATTAATCGGTTTATTTGGATCAAGTAATAAAGTAAGAGCTAGTTTTTATATTTTTTTATATACATTTATCCTTAAGTGTAAAAGAGCCAAACACCGGGTAAGCCCTAAAGCTCTAGTAACCAAGGTTGTTAAGGAAACTTTACAACTGGCCTGATTAATGCCTCAGGGTATGGTAAAATCACTAGTTTTCATACATGAAAAGCTACTTTTAGTAGTAGATATATGGGTGATCGCGGATCTAAATCATCCTTTTAAAGCTCAATGTAAAAAAGCAGCTGCTAAGGGTGTAAAAGAGCAACGAGTAGACGGTTCTTTGAGTTCCACTCCCCCCCTACAAGTAGGGGGTTTGCGAAGAATGGAGCTCATAAGGTGTACTCTAGTCGCTGGGAAACCAGTTTTAGGGAGAAAAATTCATTATTGTCCTAGGGGTCCGGCACCTTCAAATCGAGTGAAGGTGCCAGGAGATTATATTATAATTACGCATAATAGATTCATACACTCCCAGAAGTCCACTCAAAGAGTGGATCCTTGATTTGTAACAGGATTTATAGATGCTGAGGGGTGTTTTATGATAGGGTTAACAAAAAGTGAAAAATATAGAATGGGTTATCAAGTAACAGCGATATTTAAAATTAGTTTACATAGCAAAGATTATGATTTACTATGTCAAATTAGAAATTATTTTGGTGTAGGTATAATTATTAAACATGGGGAAACTACATTACAATATCTGGTTAGGTCAATAAAAGATTTAGATGTCATTATATCTCATTTTGATGCATATCCATTGATTAGTCAAAAATGATCTGATTATAAACTTTTTAAAGAAGCAGTTGCATTAATTAAAAATAAAGAACATATAACTAAAGAAGGATTTAAAAAGATTCTTTCTTTAAAAGCTTCTATTAATTTAGGTTTATCAGATGAATTGCAATTAGTTTTTCCTAATATTACACCAGTAGCTAGACCTTTACCTGTGCTCAGCGAGAAAAAAAAGATTAAAAACTTTAATTATATAGCAGGTTTAACTAGTGGTGATGGGTGTTTTTTTATCTCTATCCGTAATTCTTCTTATACTAAATCAGGAAAATCTGTGGTATTAAAATTTCAAATTGTTCAAAATAGTAGAGATGTCGAATTAATCCAAACGTTAGTATCTACTCTTGGATGCGGTAGAGTAGAGTTATGTTTAAAGCAATCTGCTGCATATTATGTTGTAACTAAATACGAAGATATTCTGAAAAAATTCATCCCACTTTTTGACAATCATCCTATTAAAGGTGTAAGAGCTTTAGATTATTCAGATTTTAAAAAAGTAGTTCTTTTAATGAAGAATAAATCTCATTTAACTGAAGAAGGTCTAATTGAAATCCAATCTATCAAATCAAATATGAATCGAAACCGTGCAAATTAGCTAATGATAGCTAGTAATTATATAATATAATAGGCTGCCGGTTAGCCGGTATGAATTAAAGTAACCCCTAAATTAAAGATAACACATTTATTATGTGAACGTATTGGGATCCTTATTTTTATTACTGTCTATTTTAACTATGTCTTCAATAATGGGAACAACTTATTTTGACGCATTATTAAAAAGTAACTTTGATTATACTATTCAAATATTTTTATTCTGTGGTATATTTATAGCTTTTGCTGTTAAAACTCCAACTATTTTTTTAAATAATTGGTTATTGAAAGCTCACGTAGAATCACCTTTAGGTGGTAGTATAGTACTAGCAGGTATCGTTTTAAAATTAAGTTTATATGGAATATTTAGATTAATTTTACCTTTATTGCCTAAAGCTTCCTTAAATTATACTTATATAATATTTGTCATAGGTGTAATTACTATAATATATGCTAGTTTTAGTACATTAAGAACTACAGATATAAAAGAATTGATTGCATACAGTTCAGTGTCTCATGCTGCAGTATATCTAATAGGAGTATTTAGTAATACAATCCAAGGAATTGAAGGTGGTATACTCTTAGGTTTAGCACATGGCTTTACAAGCCCCGCTTTATTCTTTATTGTAGGAGGTGTGTTATATGATCGTTCCGGAACTCGCTTAATTCATTATTACAAAGGAATTGCTCAAATGGCACCTTTACTTTCTCTGCTTTTCTTTATCTTCTCCTTGGCTAATTGTGGAGTACCCCTTACATTAAATTTTGTAGGTGAATTTATGTCATTATATGGAGTATTTGAAAGATTACCCCTATTAGGTCTGCTGGCTAGTTCTTCAATTGTATTTTCCGCTGCGTATAGTATTTTCTTATTTAACAGGGTAGCTTTTGGAGGAAGCTTTTCGAAATTCTTCGAAAATAGTATTATCGATTTAACTAAAAGAGAATTCTATGCACTAATTTTTTTAGGAGTATTAGTAGTATTCTTAGGTATTTATCCATCTATTATATTAGATGGTCTTCATTACAATGTATCTAGTTTAATTTACAGTTACGGCTGTAAATTTTGCCTTGGCTAATTCGGTAGCAATCAGGTAATGACTTTCCACTCGGCCCCCCCTCCAGCGAAGCTGGAGGGGGTAGCGAGTGGAAGCATTCATGAATGCAATAAATAATATAATTTCCCTCCCCCCCCCTGCAGTACTGCAGGGCGGGGGAAAGGGTACATCCACCCCTCCGGGGTGGAATCGATTCTCGGTCAAAAATAATTAGTAGTGAAAACAAAAGTCTAGAAACGTTCGAATCGTGAGGGCCCGCCTTAAAAATAATTCGCACGTCGAATAGCCGAAAGGATAGGAGACGTGCGATAGGGGAGTTTATATTTTGATGAAAGCCGCAAGGCGTCTATTTATATCTCCCTTATAGAGATTATTCAATAAAATAAGGTCAAACTTATTATTCGGGGGACCCCGCCCCCCCTTCGGGGGGCGGGGCCCATAAGCAAAAAGAGGTGGGGCTAAAATCCTGCACCGATGGTGAAGGATTTTATCCCTTTGTTTTGGACCTGACGGGGTGGGTGACGCTTAACCGATCTCCGGTACCTGGCTATTAACTACACCTATCCCAATTAACCCTACTAATTATAACCCTACTAATTATA
Coding sequences within:
- a CDS encoding NADH dehydrogenase subunit 1; translation: MFYSLTIISILEVLLVLVPSLLAVAYVTVAERKTMASMQRRLGPNAVGYLGLLQAFADALKLLLKEYVALTQANMTLFFLGPVITLIFSLLGYAVIPYGPSLVIQDVNLGILYMLAVSSLATYGILLAGWSANSKYAFLGSLRSAAQLISYELVLSSAILLVIMLTGSFNLGVNTESQRAVLFVLPLLPIFIIFFIGSIAETNRAPFDLAEATKLVSGFMTEHAAVVFVFFFLAEYGSIVLMCILTSILFLGGYLFINLKDVFNILDFVYSNLFIFEINWMVSERSYTEDFFNNYKSILEGWLYGWIIGLKSSIMIFIFILGRASFPRIRYDQLMGFCWTVLLPIIFALIILVPCILESFYILPWNLNLF
- a CDS encoding group I intron endonuclease; its protein translation is MIKKMKSYINMNSTVTTLGANYLVHTGYFNTISRLKVCTIASYRYYSTSKSDSQSSDLPPVPIFTINNLNNKDSIKSSRILLKDKGGIYSFINTVNNNQYIGSAKDFYLRLNEHLENKKSNIALQKAFTKYGLDKFIFCIYEYFTYESKIISHKALTDLETSYINRFNFDNLYNFKAIATSSLGYKHTEEARLKMVDYYKDKNNHPMFGKTHTEEALGLISKPGELNPMFGKKHSEATKASMSEKKNKYPLGVGIYDLEDNLILKFSNNVELAKYLGISKVTVGKYLNSGLVYNKTYRFKPIQD
- a CDS encoding NADH dehydrogenase subunit 4 — protein: MKKEFLMFLFALLIIPIIGIFIIWSTQFYSKMYQYPFYYMPYPFKKVVITEGANSCMLKDGSWSQVVLTDSDDMFIQNETAPKVVAFIISILNLMVSLLVYILFDFSNNQFQFIQEHYDLSFYDIYLGVDGISIYFVLLTTIIIPIALMSNWNSITNNVKSYLIIMLLLETLLLAVFLVLDILLFYIFFESILPPLFILIGLFGSSNKVRASFYIFLYTLLGSLFLLLSILTMSSIMGTTYFDALLKSNFDYTIQIFLFCGIFIAFAVKTPTIFLNNWLLKAHVESPLGGSIVLAGIVLKLSLYGIFRLILPLLPKASLNYTYIIFVIGVITIIYASFSTLRTTDIKELIAYSSVSHAAVYLIGVFSNTIQGIEGGILLGLAHGFTSPALFFIVGGVLYDRSGTRLIHYYKGIAQMAPLLSLLFFIFSLANCGVPLTLNFVGEFMSLYGVFERLPLLGLLASSSIVFSAAYSIFLFNRVAFGGSFSKFFENSIIDLTKREFYALIFLGVLVVFLGIYPSIILDGLHYNVSSLIYSYGCKFCLG
- a CDS encoding laglidadg endonuclease, producing the protein MKKEFLMFLFALLIIPIIGIFIIWSTQFYSKMYQYPFYYMPYPFKKVVITEGANSCMLKDGSWSQVVLTDSDDMFIQNETAPKVVAFIISILNLMVSLLVYILFDFSNNQFQFIQEHYDLSFYDIYLGVDGISIYFVLLTTIIIPIALMSNWNSITNNVKSYLIIMLLLETLLLAVFLVLDILLFYIFFESILPPLFILIGLFGSSNKVRASFYIFLYTFILKCKRAKHRVSPKALVTKVVKETLQLAWLMPQGMVKSLVFIHEKLLLVVDIWVIADLNHPFKAQCKKAAAKGVKEQRVDGSLSSTPPLQVGGLRRMELIRCTLVAGKPVLGRKIHYCPRGPAPSNRVKVPGDYIIITHNRFIHSQKSTQRVDPWFVTGFIDAEGCFMIGLTKSEKYRMGYQVTAIFKISLHSKDYDLLCQIRNYFGVGIIIKHGETTLQYLVRSIKDLDVIISHFDAYPLISQKWSDYKLFKEAVALIKNKEHITKEGFKKILSLKASINLGLSDELQLVFPNITPVARPLPVLSEKKKIKNFNYIAGLTSGDGCFFISIRNSSYTKSGKSVVLKFQIVQNSRDVELIQTLVSTLGCGRVELCLKQSAAYYVVTKYEDILKKFIPLFDNHPIKGVRALDYSDFKKVVLLMKNKSHLTEEGLIEIQSIKSNMNRNRAN